A genomic segment from Pseudokineococcus lusitanus encodes:
- a CDS encoding mannose-1-phosphate guanylyltransferase, translating to MRTSGETLDHFWAVVPAGGSGTRLWPLSRAGAPKFLHDLTSSGRTLVQSTWDRLVPLATPQRLLLVTGEVHARAVGDQLPQLERGNLLLEPSPRDSMAAIGLAAAVVHRRDPEAVVGSFAADHLIPDARAFGGAVRQAVAVAQQGSVVTIGIEPTSPSTGFGYIRTGDAMDVEGAPDAFRATGFTEKPDSATAQQYLATGDYRWNAGMFVSRADVLLGHLEAQLPQLHAGLLELAEAHEDLPAHKAADVVERVWPTLTKIAIDHAIAEPVAAAGGVAVVRGRFSWDDVGDWDALASLVPDLGTGSAVRVIGDLEHVVTQDSTGVVVPRGNRTVAVIGLDDVVVVDTDDAVLVTTRSRAQEVKQVVEALRAKGRADLL from the coding sequence ATGAGGACCTCGGGAGAGACGCTGGACCACTTCTGGGCCGTCGTGCCGGCGGGCGGGTCGGGCACCCGGCTGTGGCCGCTGTCGCGGGCCGGCGCCCCCAAGTTCCTCCACGACCTCACCTCCTCCGGCCGCACGCTGGTCCAGTCGACGTGGGACCGCCTCGTGCCGCTGGCCACCCCGCAGCGGCTGCTGCTCGTCACGGGCGAGGTGCACGCCCGGGCCGTCGGCGACCAGCTGCCCCAGCTCGAGCGGGGCAACCTGCTCCTCGAGCCCTCGCCGCGCGACTCCATGGCCGCCATCGGCCTCGCCGCCGCCGTCGTCCACCGCCGCGACCCGGAGGCCGTCGTCGGCTCCTTCGCCGCCGACCACCTCATCCCCGACGCGCGCGCCTTCGGCGGTGCCGTCCGCCAGGCCGTCGCCGTCGCGCAGCAGGGCAGCGTCGTGACGATCGGGATCGAGCCGACGTCGCCGTCGACGGGCTTCGGCTACATCCGGACCGGCGACGCCATGGACGTCGAGGGCGCGCCGGACGCCTTCCGCGCCACCGGCTTCACCGAGAAGCCCGACTCGGCCACGGCGCAGCAGTACCTCGCCACCGGCGACTACCGCTGGAACGCCGGCATGTTCGTCAGCCGGGCCGACGTCCTCCTCGGCCACCTCGAGGCGCAGCTCCCGCAGCTGCACGCCGGGCTCCTCGAGCTCGCCGAGGCGCACGAGGACCTCCCGGCGCACAAGGCCGCCGACGTCGTCGAGCGCGTGTGGCCCACGCTCACGAAGATCGCCATCGACCACGCCATCGCCGAGCCGGTGGCCGCGGCGGGCGGCGTCGCCGTCGTCCGCGGGCGCTTCTCGTGGGACGACGTCGGCGACTGGGACGCCCTCGCCTCCCTCGTCCCCGACCTCGGCACCGGCTCCGCCGTCCGCGTCATCGGCGACCTCGAGCACGTCGTCACCCAGGACAGCACCGGCGTCGTCGTGCCGCGCGGCAACCGCACGGTCGCCGTCATCGGCCTCGACGACGTCGTCGTCGTCGACACCGACGACGCCGTCCTCGTCACGACGCGCTCGCGCGCGCAGGAGGTCAAGCAGGTCGTCGAGGCGCTGCGGGCCAAGGGGCGCGCCGACCTGCTGTGA
- a CDS encoding amidohydrolase — MSTAGPAPRRDVVKHPGATAGDGAGTTAPPPAPPRDEVADAAVRALLDELLPDLLPELVALRRDVHAHPELGHHEVRTTTLLARRLEAEGLRPQLLPGTGLVCDVGDEDAPPVVLRADIDALPLDERSGLPFASTTPGAAHACGHDVHTTVVLGAGLVLAEAQRRGLLRGRVRLLMQPAEEVTPGGALEVLATGVLDDVVRYFAVHCDPRLDVGQVGLRHGPITSASDHVMVRLRGRGGHTSRPHLTGDLVYALGQVVIALPAVLSRRLDPRTGVNLTWGRIQAGAAPNAIPAEGCVEGTLRVLDVAAWQEAGAIVEEVVAGVTAPYRVDAQVELTRSVPPVDNDEAAVRSFQHAARAVLPEGAEARTEQSLGGEDFGWYLQEGRPGALARLGTRTPGGRTYDLHQGDFVADEGAVEVGVRLLAAVALLG, encoded by the coding sequence GTGAGCACCGCAGGCCCCGCCCCCCGTCGCGACGTCGTCAAGCACCCGGGGGCGACGGCCGGCGACGGCGCGGGGACGACCGCGCCCCCGCCCGCCCCGCCCCGGGACGAGGTCGCCGACGCGGCGGTGCGCGCGCTCCTCGACGAGCTGCTGCCCGACCTCCTGCCCGAGCTCGTGGCGCTGCGGCGCGACGTGCACGCGCACCCCGAGCTGGGCCACCACGAGGTCCGCACGACGACGCTGCTGGCCCGCCGCCTCGAGGCCGAGGGCCTGCGGCCGCAGCTGCTGCCGGGCACGGGGCTCGTCTGCGACGTGGGCGACGAGGACGCCCCGCCCGTCGTCCTGCGCGCGGACATCGACGCCCTGCCGCTCGACGAGCGCAGCGGCCTGCCCTTCGCCTCGACGACGCCCGGCGCCGCCCACGCGTGCGGCCACGACGTGCACACGACCGTCGTGCTCGGCGCGGGGCTCGTCCTCGCCGAGGCGCAGCGCCGCGGCCTCCTGCGGGGGCGGGTGCGCCTGCTCATGCAGCCGGCCGAGGAGGTCACGCCGGGCGGGGCCCTCGAGGTGCTCGCCACCGGCGTCCTCGACGACGTCGTCCGCTACTTCGCCGTCCACTGCGACCCCCGCCTGGACGTCGGGCAGGTCGGGCTGCGGCACGGGCCCATCACCTCGGCGTCCGACCACGTCATGGTCCGGCTCCGCGGCCGCGGGGGTCACACCTCGCGCCCGCACCTCACCGGGGACCTCGTCTACGCGCTCGGCCAGGTCGTCATCGCCCTGCCCGCCGTCCTCTCCCGCCGGCTCGACCCGCGCACGGGCGTCAACCTCACGTGGGGGCGCATCCAGGCGGGCGCGGCGCCCAACGCCATCCCGGCCGAGGGCTGCGTGGAGGGGACGCTGCGCGTCCTCGACGTCGCCGCCTGGCAGGAGGCCGGCGCCATCGTCGAGGAGGTCGTCGCCGGGGTCACGGCGCCGTACCGGGTCGACGCGCAGGTCGAGCTCACCCGCAGCGTGCCGCCCGTCGACAACGACGAGGCCGCCGTCCGCTCGTTCCAGCACGCGGCCCGCGCCGTCCTGCCCGAGGGCGCGGAGGCGCGCACCGAGCAGAGCCTCGGCGGCGAGGACTTCGGCTGGTACCTCCAGGAGGGACGGCCGGGCGCGCTGGCGCGGCTCGGGACGCGGACGCCGGGCGGGCGCACCTACGACCTGCACCAGGGCGACTTCGTCGCCGACGAGGGTGCCGTCGAGGTGGGCGTGCGCCTCCTGGCGGCGGTCGCGCTGCTGGGCTGA
- a CDS encoding BMP family lipoprotein has product MKNTVRAGALAGVLALVVAGCGEPPEETSGATGGATSEGASDYLACLVSDQGGFDDQSFNQSAREGAEAAEAELGIGLQELESQTAADFEQNVDQTVQLGCDLTVAVGFLLADATAAAAEANPDLSYALVDSSTEQSYENLRPLLFDTAQASFLAGYVAAGTSESGTIATFGGLQIPSVTVFMDGFVRGAEYYDEQKGTDTTVLGWDADAQTGSFTGDFENQTNGVNTTQNFIDQGADVILPVAGPVGLGAASAAQGAEGVRVIWVDSDGYESTEYGDIILTSVVKEIGAAVQDSISAGVDGDFSGEPYVGTLENGGVALAPYHDLEGEVPQELQDEVTALQEQIVSGDLVVESPSSPGTGG; this is encoded by the coding sequence GTGAAGAACACCGTGCGCGCGGGCGCGCTGGCCGGCGTCCTGGCCCTGGTCGTGGCCGGCTGCGGCGAGCCCCCCGAGGAGACGTCGGGCGCCACCGGCGGCGCCACCTCCGAGGGTGCGTCCGACTACCTCGCCTGCCTGGTCTCCGACCAGGGCGGCTTCGACGACCAGTCGTTCAACCAGTCCGCCCGCGAGGGCGCCGAGGCCGCCGAGGCCGAGCTGGGGATCGGCCTGCAGGAGCTGGAGTCCCAGACCGCGGCCGACTTCGAGCAGAACGTCGACCAGACGGTCCAGCTCGGCTGCGACCTCACCGTCGCCGTCGGCTTCCTCCTCGCGGACGCGACCGCGGCCGCCGCGGAGGCCAACCCGGACCTGTCCTACGCCCTCGTCGACTCCTCGACGGAGCAGTCGTACGAGAACCTCCGCCCCCTCCTCTTCGACACGGCGCAGGCGTCCTTCCTCGCCGGCTACGTCGCGGCGGGCACGAGCGAGAGCGGCACCATCGCCACCTTCGGCGGCCTCCAGATCCCGTCCGTCACGGTCTTCATGGACGGCTTCGTGCGCGGCGCCGAGTACTACGACGAGCAGAAGGGGACGGACACGACCGTCCTCGGCTGGGACGCCGACGCCCAGACCGGCTCGTTCACCGGCGACTTCGAGAACCAGACCAACGGCGTCAACACGACGCAGAACTTCATCGACCAGGGCGCGGACGTCATCCTCCCCGTCGCCGGGCCGGTCGGCCTCGGCGCGGCCTCCGCGGCCCAGGGCGCCGAGGGCGTCCGGGTCATCTGGGTCGATTCGGACGGCTACGAGTCCACCGAGTACGGCGACATCATCCTCACCAGCGTGGTGAAGGAGATCGGCGCCGCGGTGCAGGACTCCATCTCCGCCGGCGTCGACGGCGACTTCTCGGGCGAGCCGTACGTGGGCACGCTCGAGAACGGCGGCGTGGCGCTCGCGCCGTACCACGACCTCGAGGGCGAGGTGCCCCAGGAGCTGCAGGACGAGGTCACCGCGCTCCAGGAGCAGATCGTCTCCGGCGACCTCGTCGTCGAGTCCCCCTCGTCCCCCGGGACGGGCGGCTGA
- a CDS encoding dihydrolipoyl dehydrogenase family protein: MASAQQAVGPGTSTPAPPPSPRGGDDAPREVDVLVVGGGSAAETAGPRAAAAGLRVVVVEGDLVGGQCPFWACVPSKALLLAAHAHRAAGDEDHAAAWQVAVDRRREATADRDDSGKAEGLAEAGVELLRGWASLERSPGGGGLAHVRRGGPSPEEPGELVETLRWRTLVVATGSEPAVPPVDGLDAVEGTWTSDEALSSDHLPTSLLVLGGGAVGCELAQVYASFGVRTTLVETAPRLLAAENPSVGEAVEASLRAAGVDVRTGVTARRASSGGDGVVLDLDDGARVEGERLLVASGRKPRLQCVDGLGLDVTDAGALATDVRYRALAGGTPLDDVFAVGDVNGRAPYTHGANYQARVVADALLGSPRDGDETGMPRAVYVEPPVLATGMSAEAAREAGHDVVTASQASHDTGRAHVERYDGPGTVELVVDARTGVLLGASAVGPEADSWGGELVLAVRGRLDVELLAEVVHPFPAWGELLLPAVEDARDQVRARRGEGPRPTQGAAAPAHTA, encoded by the coding sequence ATGGCTTCAGCGCAGCAGGCCGTCGGTCCCGGCACGTCCACCCCCGCCCCTCCCCCGTCCCCGCGCGGCGGCGACGACGCCCCCCGCGAGGTCGACGTCCTCGTCGTCGGGGGCGGGTCCGCGGCCGAGACGGCCGGCCCGCGCGCCGCCGCCGCGGGCCTGCGGGTCGTCGTCGTCGAGGGCGACCTCGTCGGCGGCCAGTGCCCCTTCTGGGCGTGCGTCCCCAGCAAGGCGCTCCTGCTCGCCGCGCACGCCCACCGCGCCGCGGGCGACGAGGACCACGCCGCCGCCTGGCAGGTCGCGGTGGACCGCCGCCGCGAGGCGACGGCCGACCGGGACGACAGCGGCAAGGCGGAGGGGCTCGCCGAGGCGGGGGTCGAGCTCCTGCGCGGCTGGGCCTCGCTCGAGCGCTCCCCCGGCGGCGGGGGCCTCGCGCACGTGCGCCGCGGCGGGCCGTCGCCCGAGGAGCCGGGCGAGCTCGTCGAGACCCTGCGCTGGCGCACGCTCGTCGTCGCCACCGGCAGCGAGCCCGCGGTCCCGCCGGTGGACGGCCTCGACGCCGTCGAGGGCACGTGGACGAGCGACGAGGCCCTGTCGAGCGACCACCTGCCCACGAGCCTCCTCGTCCTCGGCGGCGGCGCGGTCGGGTGCGAGCTGGCGCAGGTGTACGCGTCCTTCGGCGTCCGGACGACGCTCGTCGAGACGGCGCCGCGGCTGCTCGCGGCCGAGAACCCCTCCGTCGGCGAGGCCGTGGAGGCGTCGCTGCGGGCCGCCGGCGTCGACGTCCGCACGGGCGTGACGGCGCGGCGGGCGTCGTCGGGCGGCGACGGCGTCGTGCTCGACCTCGACGACGGCGCCCGGGTGGAGGGCGAGCGCCTGCTCGTGGCCAGCGGCCGGAAGCCCCGGCTGCAGTGCGTGGACGGGCTGGGCCTCGACGTCACCGACGCCGGCGCGCTGGCGACCGACGTCCGCTACCGGGCGCTGGCGGGCGGGACGCCGCTCGACGACGTCTTCGCCGTCGGCGACGTCAACGGCCGCGCGCCCTACACCCACGGCGCCAACTACCAGGCCCGCGTCGTGGCCGACGCGCTGCTCGGCAGCCCGCGCGACGGCGACGAGACGGGCATGCCCCGCGCGGTCTACGTCGAGCCGCCCGTCCTCGCGACGGGGATGTCCGCCGAGGCGGCCCGCGAGGCCGGGCACGACGTCGTCACGGCGTCGCAGGCCAGCCACGACACCGGCCGCGCCCACGTCGAGCGCTACGACGGGCCGGGGACGGTCGAGCTCGTCGTCGACGCCCGCACGGGCGTGCTCCTGGGCGCCTCCGCGGTGGGGCCCGAGGCGGACAGCTGGGGCGGCGAGCTGGTCCTCGCCGTGCGCGGCCGCCTCGACGTCGAGCTCCTCGCCGAGGTCGTGCACCCCTTCCCGGCGTGGGGCGAGCTGCTGCTGCCGGCCGTCGAGGACGCGCGCGACCAGGTCCGCGCGCGCCGGGGCGAGGGCCCGCGGCCGACGCAGGGCGCGGCGGCGCCGGCGCACACCGCCTGA
- the trpS gene encoding tryptophan--tRNA ligase yields the protein MSAPPSAAATSTTAGPPATPATTAAPGGPAPDHRPRVLSAMQPTGASLHLGNYLGALRQWVALQDTHDALYCVVDLHALTVQVDPADLRDRSRRTAAQYLAAGVDPERASLFLQSHVPEHTELAWVLSCLTGFGEASRMTQFKDKSQRHGSEATNVGLFTYPVLMAADILLYDTERVPVGDDQRQHLELTRDLAQRFNGRYGRTFVVPQAHLPSATARVADLQDPTAKMSKSAASTAGLVDLMDDPKVVAKKIRSAVTDTGREVVHDRAAKPGVTNLLDIHSALSGEGVAELEARFAGRGYGDLKKEVADVVVAALDPVRTRTLELLDDPAQLDALLADGAERARGIAGDVLARVRERVGLLPAARR from the coding sequence ATGTCCGCACCGCCGTCGGCCGCCGCGACGTCCACGACCGCAGGGCCTCCCGCGACGCCGGCCACGACGGCCGCGCCGGGCGGCCCCGCCCCCGACCACCGCCCCCGCGTCCTGTCCGCGATGCAGCCGACGGGCGCCTCGCTCCACCTCGGCAACTACCTCGGCGCGCTGCGCCAGTGGGTCGCCCTCCAGGACACGCACGACGCGCTGTACTGCGTCGTCGACCTCCACGCGCTGACGGTCCAGGTGGACCCGGCGGACCTGCGGGACCGCAGCCGCCGGACGGCCGCCCAGTACCTCGCCGCGGGCGTGGACCCGGAGCGGGCCAGCCTCTTCCTCCAGAGCCACGTGCCCGAGCACACCGAGCTCGCGTGGGTCCTGTCCTGCCTCACCGGCTTCGGCGAGGCCAGCCGGATGACCCAGTTCAAGGACAAGTCGCAGCGGCACGGCTCCGAGGCCACGAACGTCGGCCTCTTCACCTACCCGGTGCTCATGGCGGCGGACATCCTCCTCTACGACACCGAGCGGGTCCCGGTCGGCGACGACCAGCGGCAGCACCTCGAGCTGACGCGCGACCTCGCGCAGCGCTTCAACGGCCGCTACGGCCGCACCTTCGTCGTGCCGCAGGCGCACCTCCCGTCGGCCACCGCCCGCGTGGCCGACCTCCAGGACCCGACGGCGAAGATGAGCAAGAGCGCCGCCAGCACGGCGGGCCTCGTCGACCTCATGGACGACCCCAAGGTCGTCGCCAAGAAGATCCGCTCCGCCGTCACGGACACCGGCCGCGAGGTCGTGCACGACCGCGCCGCCAAGCCCGGTGTCACCAACCTCCTCGACATCCACAGCGCGCTGTCGGGGGAGGGCGTCGCGGAGCTCGAGGCGCGCTTCGCCGGCCGCGGGTACGGGGACCTCAAGAAGGAGGTCGCCGACGTCGTCGTCGCCGCGCTCGACCCCGTGCGCACGCGCACCCTCGAGCTGCTCGACGACCCGGCGCAGCTCGACGCCCTGCTGGCCGACGGCGCCGAGCGCGCCCGCGGGATCGCCGGGGACGTCCTCGCCCGCGTCCGCGAGCGGGTCGGCCTGCTCCCGGCGGCGCGACGGTGA
- a CDS encoding succinate dehydrogenase iron-sulfur subunit, with amino-acid sequence MSTTADAPAGTTERSTPEETAGGSELGAVARFDVTLKIRRYDPEGGEEGAQPEATWQEFTVTVNGTDRVLDALHKIKWEQDGSLTFRRSCAHGVCGSDAMRINGVNRLACKVLVKDVNPDKPILVEPIKGLPVEKDLVVDMEPFFQSYREVMPFLITSGHEPTRERLQTQEERARFDDTTKCILCAACTSSCPVFWTDGQYFGPAAIVNAHRFIFDSRDEGADVRLEVLNDREGVWRCRTTFNCSEACPRGIQVTKAIHEVKRALLTRTV; translated from the coding sequence ATGAGCACCACCGCAGACGCGCCCGCCGGCACCACCGAGCGGTCGACGCCCGAGGAGACCGCGGGCGGCAGCGAGCTCGGCGCCGTCGCGCGCTTCGACGTCACGCTGAAGATCCGCCGGTACGACCCCGAGGGCGGCGAGGAGGGCGCGCAGCCCGAGGCGACGTGGCAGGAGTTCACCGTCACGGTCAACGGGACGGACCGCGTGCTCGACGCGCTGCACAAGATCAAGTGGGAGCAGGACGGGTCGCTGACCTTCCGCCGCTCCTGCGCGCACGGCGTGTGCGGCTCGGACGCCATGCGCATCAACGGCGTCAACCGGCTCGCCTGCAAGGTGCTGGTCAAGGACGTCAACCCCGACAAGCCCATCCTCGTGGAGCCCATCAAGGGCCTCCCCGTGGAGAAGGACCTCGTCGTGGACATGGAGCCCTTCTTCCAGTCCTACCGCGAGGTCATGCCCTTCCTCATCACGTCCGGCCACGAGCCGACGCGCGAGCGCCTGCAGACGCAGGAGGAGCGCGCCCGCTTCGACGACACGACGAAGTGCATCCTCTGCGCCGCGTGCACGTCCTCGTGCCCGGTGTTCTGGACGGACGGCCAGTACTTCGGCCCGGCCGCCATCGTCAACGCGCACCGCTTCATCTTCGACAGCCGTGACGAGGGCGCCGACGTCCGCCTCGAGGTCCTCAACGACCGCGAGGGCGTGTGGCGCTGCCGCACCACGTTCAACTGCTCGGAGGCCTGCCCCCGCGGCATCCAGGTCACCAAGGCCATCCACGAGGTCAAGCGGGCGCTGCTGACGCGCACCGTCTGA
- a CDS encoding 2'-5' RNA ligase family protein, whose product MSGGAPAPGGRPVEPAPATMGIDLRPLADHEVTVGVAVAVPEPHATRLREHRRAFGDPLADAVPPHVTLLPPTTVPSGRVDEVLEHLQRAAAATGPFTLSLRGTGTFRPVSPVVFVALAEGAAECGALERAVRRGPLERELAFDYHPHVTVAHHVPDAAMDRALAELSDFEVDLAVDAFWLYRHGHDGVWRPYRRFRLVGDAAAAGGAA is encoded by the coding sequence GTGAGCGGCGGAGCGCCCGCACCGGGCGGCCGACCGGTCGAGCCGGCCCCCGCGACGATGGGCATCGACCTCCGGCCGCTCGCCGACCACGAGGTCACCGTGGGCGTCGCCGTCGCCGTGCCCGAGCCGCACGCCACCCGGCTCCGCGAGCACCGCCGTGCCTTCGGGGACCCGCTCGCGGACGCCGTCCCGCCGCACGTGACGCTCCTGCCGCCGACGACGGTGCCGTCGGGACGGGTCGACGAGGTGCTCGAGCACCTCCAGCGGGCCGCCGCGGCCACCGGGCCCTTCACGCTGAGCCTGCGCGGCACCGGGACCTTCCGCCCCGTGTCGCCCGTCGTCTTCGTCGCCCTCGCCGAGGGGGCCGCCGAGTGCGGCGCCCTCGAGCGCGCGGTCCGCCGCGGGCCGCTCGAGCGCGAGCTCGCCTTCGACTACCACCCGCACGTCACGGTGGCGCACCACGTCCCCGACGCCGCGATGGACCGCGCGCTCGCCGAGCTCTCCGACTTCGAGGTGGACCTGGCCGTGGACGCGTTCTGGCTCTACCGGCACGGCCACGACGGCGTCTGGCGCCCCTACCGCCGCTTCCGCCTCGTCGGCGACGCGGCCGCGGCCGGGGGTGCGGCGTGA
- a CDS encoding YihY/virulence factor BrkB family protein encodes MSAPTTRPVPGVTPAPPAEDEAQAAPGLVARLTALRPVRAYLHFSGHRGNVLAGGIAFVGLFSLASILVVAVSVLGLVFGSRPDLQARVYEQLNETVPGLLTVNGTTGLLDPDDLLRSDVLSVTGVVAFVVALVAGLGWLDALREGIRAVFTEEPDRRPVVGKKLKDLLVLVTLGLAVLVAGAAAALLGLASGPLLALIGVDPSRLTAFLLAVVGFGIAATVYTGVFLLLFRVLADVPAPLRDLRQGAVVGGVALALVTTVGGALLRFVGGGNPVVAASATLGAVLVWLGLLSRITLVAAAWGATAADDAGSHVLVRPGATVMGTAVREDLDVPAGPRPRTAVTFDQRTTDRTTLAAGAVLGVVGAGLLALGNGAVRAVGEAVRGVGRR; translated from the coding sequence GTGAGCGCCCCGACGACGCGGCCCGTGCCGGGCGTCACCCCGGCCCCTCCCGCCGAGGACGAGGCCCAGGCCGCCCCCGGGCTCGTCGCCCGCCTCACGGCCCTGCGCCCCGTGCGGGCGTACCTGCACTTCAGCGGCCACCGCGGCAACGTCCTCGCGGGCGGCATCGCCTTCGTGGGGCTCTTCTCCCTCGCGTCGATCCTCGTCGTGGCGGTGTCGGTGCTGGGCCTCGTCTTCGGGTCGCGGCCGGACCTGCAGGCGCGGGTCTACGAGCAGCTCAACGAGACCGTGCCCGGGCTCCTCACGGTGAACGGCACCACGGGACTGCTCGACCCCGACGACCTGCTGCGCTCCGACGTCCTGTCGGTCACCGGCGTCGTCGCCTTCGTCGTCGCGCTGGTCGCCGGCCTCGGTTGGCTCGACGCGCTCCGCGAGGGCATCCGCGCGGTCTTCACCGAGGAGCCGGACCGCCGGCCCGTCGTCGGCAAGAAGCTCAAGGACCTGCTCGTCCTCGTGACGCTGGGCCTGGCCGTGCTCGTGGCCGGGGCCGCGGCCGCGCTGCTCGGCCTGGCCAGCGGCCCATTGCTCGCGCTCATCGGCGTCGACCCCTCGCGCCTCACGGCCTTCCTCCTCGCGGTGGTCGGCTTCGGCATCGCCGCCACCGTCTACACCGGCGTCTTCCTGCTCCTCTTCCGCGTCCTCGCCGACGTCCCGGCGCCGCTGCGGGACCTGCGCCAGGGCGCCGTCGTCGGTGGCGTCGCGCTGGCGCTCGTGACGACCGTCGGCGGGGCGCTGCTGCGCTTCGTCGGCGGCGGCAACCCCGTCGTCGCCGCGAGCGCCACGCTGGGCGCCGTGCTCGTCTGGCTGGGCCTGCTGTCGCGGATCACCCTCGTCGCCGCCGCCTGGGGCGCCACGGCCGCGGACGACGCCGGCAGCCACGTCCTCGTCCGCCCCGGCGCGACGGTCATGGGCACGGCCGTGCGCGAGGACCTCGACGTCCCCGCCGGGCCGCGTCCCCGCACGGCTGTCACCTTCGACCAGCGGACGACGGACCGCACCACGCTGGCCGCCGGCGCGGTGCTCGGCGTCGTCGGCGCAGGGCTCCTCGCGCTCGGCAACGGCGCCGTCCGCGCCGTGGGGGAGGCGGTCCGCGGCGTCGGCCGCCGCTGA
- a CDS encoding exodeoxyribonuclease III: MPDDTAAPLPTPTLTLATANVNGIRAAARRGMGDWLSGRGVDVLCLQEVRADDRTLRATLAEMAGEAAPDEAAADQGAPVAGWHLAHVEPTEDGTKGRAGVAVASRLPVTAVRTDLGDADEDGRFARAGRWVEADLTLPDGRTLTAVSAYVHSGEAGTPKQDDKMAFLAAATRRMAALGAAEGALAVVTGDLNVGHRELDIKNWKGNQKKAGFLPEERAALDTWLRAPDDDGGLGWVDVARRLAGEVDGPYSWWSWRGQAFDRDTGWRIDYQLATPALGAAATTCVVDRAPTYDARWSDHAPVVATYAV; this comes from the coding sequence GTGCCCGACGACACCGCCGCCCCGCTCCCCACGCCGACGCTCACGCTCGCCACCGCCAACGTCAACGGCATCCGGGCGGCCGCTCGCCGCGGGATGGGCGACTGGCTCTCCGGCCGCGGCGTCGACGTCCTCTGCCTGCAGGAGGTGCGCGCGGACGACCGGACGCTGCGGGCCACGCTCGCCGAGATGGCCGGCGAGGCCGCGCCCGACGAGGCGGCCGCCGACCAGGGCGCCCCCGTCGCCGGCTGGCACCTCGCCCACGTCGAGCCGACCGAGGACGGCACGAAGGGACGCGCCGGCGTCGCGGTGGCCAGCCGCCTGCCCGTGACGGCCGTCCGCACCGATCTCGGCGACGCCGACGAGGACGGCCGCTTCGCCCGCGCCGGCCGCTGGGTCGAGGCCGACCTCACGCTGCCCGACGGCCGCACGCTCACGGCGGTGAGCGCCTACGTCCACTCCGGCGAGGCGGGCACGCCCAAGCAGGACGACAAGATGGCGTTCCTCGCCGCGGCCACCCGCCGGATGGCCGCCCTCGGCGCCGCGGAGGGCGCGCTCGCCGTCGTCACGGGCGACCTCAACGTGGGCCACCGCGAGCTCGACATCAAGAACTGGAAGGGCAACCAGAAGAAGGCCGGCTTCCTCCCCGAGGAGCGCGCCGCCCTCGACACGTGGCTGCGCGCGCCCGACGACGACGGCGGGCTGGGCTGGGTCGACGTGGCCCGCCGCCTCGCGGGCGAGGTCGACGGGCCGTACTCGTGGTGGTCCTGGCGCGGCCAGGCCTTCGACCGGGACACGGGCTGGCGCATCGACTACCAGCTCGCCACGCCGGCCCTCGGCGCGGCCGCGACCACGTGCGTCGTCGACCGTGCGCCCACCTACGACGCGCGGTGGAGCGACCACGCACCCGTGGTCGCCACGTACGCGGTCTGA
- a CDS encoding succinate dehydrogenase hydrophobic membrane anchor subunit, with product MTAPLVEAPRSTPYRRSTSRRSNYEMYSWLFMRLSGAVLVVLVIGHLFVNLMVGDGISALDFGFVAGKWASPFWQVWDLAMLWLAMIHGSNGVRTIINDYAERDMTRIVLKTFVAVALVFTIVLGTLVIFTFEPCPVGADGTLLPAAAEFCSA from the coding sequence GTGACCGCTCCCCTCGTCGAGGCCCCCCGCTCGACCCCGTACCGCCGCTCCACGTCGCGCCGCTCGAACTACGAGATGTACAGCTGGCTCTTCATGCGGCTGTCCGGCGCCGTGCTCGTCGTCCTCGTCATCGGGCACCTCTTCGTCAACCTCATGGTCGGCGACGGCATCAGCGCCCTCGACTTCGGCTTCGTCGCCGGCAAGTGGGCCAGCCCCTTCTGGCAGGTCTGGGACCTCGCGATGCTGTGGCTCGCGATGATCCACGGCAGCAACGGCGTCCGGACGATCATCAACGACTACGCCGAGCGCGACATGACGCGGATCGTCCTCAAGACCTTCGTGGCCGTCGCCCTCGTCTTCACGATCGTGCTCGGCACGCTCGTCATCTTCACCTTCGAGCCGTGCCCCGTGGGTGCCGACGGCACGCTGCTGCCGGCCGCCGCCGAGTTCTGCAGCGCCTGA
- the sdhC gene encoding succinate dehydrogenase, cytochrome b556 subunit: MPQGTLYRGREGMWSWVAHRITGLLIFVFLLVHVLDTSLVRVSPEAYNAVIETYKNPVVGLGEAGLVGAVLFHAFNGIRVMLVDFWSQGPRFHRQMFWAVGAIWVVLMVPFLVRHLANVFGG; the protein is encoded by the coding sequence GTGCCGCAGGGCACGCTCTACCGCGGCCGCGAGGGCATGTGGTCCTGGGTGGCCCACCGCATCACCGGCCTGCTGATCTTCGTCTTCCTCCTCGTGCACGTGCTGGACACCTCGCTCGTGCGGGTCTCCCCCGAGGCGTACAACGCGGTCATCGAGACCTACAAGAACCCGGTCGTCGGCCTCGGCGAGGCCGGCCTCGTGGGCGCCGTCCTCTTCCACGCCTTCAACGGCATCCGCGTGATGCTCGTCGACTTCTGGTCGCAGGGGCCCCGCTTCCACCGGCAGATGTTCTGGGCCGTCGGCGCGATCTGGGTCGTGCTCATGGTCCCGTTCCTCGTCCGGCACCTCGCCAACGTCTTCGGAGGCTGA